The window CGCTCCGATCCCGTCAGCCGATGCACCCCGTTCTGCACCCACTCACCCATCGCGGGCGGCCCCGTTGCGCCGAGCTCCACCTCCAGCGACCGCACACCGCGCCCGCTCTCCCGCGCGATGCCGCCCCCTAAGTAGAGCCACGCCGCGTATGGCCGCTCTCCGGGAATCGGGTTCGACGCATCCCGACGCGGCGTGTAGATGCGCTGCCCCGCCTCGATGCGAGTCCGCACGCACACCTCCGTTCCGGTCGCATCACACGCGGGCAGCCGCCCTGGCATCCACCGCGACGCCGAGTCGAGCTCCACACCCAGCACCAGCCCCTGCGTGTAATCGTAATCCGCGGGCGCACCCCGGCCGCGCAACGCGAGGATGTCGTTGTCCAGCCGCAGCGTCACCGATCGCACCCCCTGCCCTCCCACCGGCACGACCCAGAGCAGCGCGAGCACGAGCATCGACGCCGGAATCCGCACACGAGTTCTCCAGTAGATCATCCACATCCACGGTGTTTCCGCCCCCTCTCTCGATAACGGAGAGGGGGCAGCGAGGAACGAGCGGGGGTGAGGGCCCCCGCCGGCCTTGCCCCCACGAAACCGCCCCCGCCACATTCCGAGGCGAAACGCGCACCATGAACGACGGAGGAAGCACATGGCGGAGCTGGAGATCGAACGCCGCACCCTGCGCTTCGAAGCGCAGGGCGTCTGACCGAGACCCGCGAGTCCCGCGCCGCCGAGATCCGCCTGGCGTGGGCGTACGTCGCGGCGGATGAAGCCGGAGCCGCCGCCGCGTCCGTGGCGGCCGTGGACGGCGCGCGCCGCCCCTTCCGCGACGAGAACGATCGGATCGTCCCCGAAGAGCCGGGCGTGGAGCACCTCCTCGTGCCCGTCATCGCCTACCGCGCGCTCCCGCCGCGCCGCCGCCCGCGCAGCTTCTGTCCGGTCTGCCTGGAGCGGGTCTGGCTGAAGCTGGGCGCGCGCAACCGCCCCCACTACGCGCACCTGGCCGGCTCCGAATGCGCCGCCGCCCGCGGCGAGGGGGCGCTGCACCACGCGGCCAAGGTGCACCTGGCGGAGCAGCTCGGCCGCGGCGGGCCGCTGCGCGTGCGCCCCGTCTGCCACCGCGTGCCGCAGGAGCGGAGCACGGAGCGCTGCACCGCCGCCCCCGAGAACGCGTGGCCGCTGGAGTGGGACGAAGTGCGCGTGGAGCACTCCCTTCCCTCCCTGCGCGCGGACGTGGTGCTCCTGCGCGGCGGCGCCATCGTGGCGGCCGTGGAGGTCTACGCATCGCACGCGGTGGACGACGAGAAAGCCGCCAAGTACCGCACCCTTGGGCTCCCCTGGATCGAGGTCCCGGCGCGCGGCGTCCTCCCCGACCACGGCGATCCGTGGACGCCCGACGATCCCCTCCCCCTCCTGGGCGACAGCCGCCTCCACCCTCGAGTGTGGCGCTGCCCACGCCACGAGGGGCTGTACCGCGGGCTGCTGGAGTACGAGCGCAACGGCATCCACCGCGTGGCGCGCCGCCTGGTGCACGTCTACCGCACCGGCGCCGGCCGCAGCTCCGGCGAGAACCGCTGCCGCGCGGTGGGGATCTCCATGATGGAGCGGCGCGAGGGGGGCGAGGCCGCCGAGTCGTGGCTGGAGCGCGACGACAGCGGCGCTCGCATCGGGTCCCCGGTGCTTGGCGCCGACCGTAGCGAGACGCGGCGCATCCTGCACGCGCAGTTCGGCGAGTGGGCGCGCTGGATGCGCGGCGCGCAGGGTGCGGTCCTGGACAGCCCCATGCGCTGGCTGGAAGCCGCCGAAGCCCCGCGCGCCGCCGACCGCGCTTATCCGCAGCGCCTGCGCTGGGACGCACACGCCGAGACTTTTCGCGGGGTACCCGAGCTTCCGCAGCTCGCCTGGCCCGCGCTCCCCGCCGTACCCGGCGCGCCGCACCCCGTCCTGGGGCGCTCGCCGCACTGCTGGACGGAGACGCACCGCAGGGGGCCCATCGTCCACGCGGTCGACGGCCCCGTCTGGCTGACGCTGGTCGCGCACGCGTGGACGGACGCGCAGGGCCCCGCCATTCGCGCCGACGTCGCCGCGTACGTCCACGACGGCCGCCGCTGGCGCACCGTCGAAGGCGCCCCCTTCACCGCCACCCTCCGCGCGCCCGATCCGCCCTGGCACACGATCCTCCCCGCCATCGCCCGCGCCCTCGCCCCGCTCGACCCCGAAACGCTGCTCGACGGCACCGCCGTGCGCGAAGCCGTCGCGGTTCAGCTCGCATCCTGACCCCCGCACCTCCACTTCCTGAACGGAGCGCCTCACAGTACCTGCCCTGCCGGGATTCCATGGCGCGGAGTGAAGGAGACGGGCTCTCCCGCGCAAACGGATCCGTCCAATGTTCAGACGACCGTGCGTGCTGATAGACGGAGCGGGCTTGCCGATCCGTCGCCAGAGCTGGGACAGGCGGCGGCGCCGCCCCGAATCCCGGGTACCAGGATCAGAACATTGGATGTTGCGGCGCACGCGGCGGAGCCCGTCTCCTTCACTTCGCGCCGCAGGGTCGCGAAGGTGGAAGCGCGGCGAAGCGCTCCGTTCAGGAAGTTGGGTGGGAAACGCGGTTGCTTGTACAAACGCGGAGACGCGGAGGAGCTTTCTCCGCGCCTCCGCGTCTCGGCGTGAGGCCGCTGTTCGTGGGTTACGAGCTTACCGCCCGCCGCCCGGGAACCACGAGATGCCGATGTTGATGCGCGCCGTGGTCGCGTCGACGCCTTCGTCGGTAGTCTGGGACTCGCCGCCGATCTTGATCGTGTCCAGTTCGCCCGCGGTGAAGCGCAGGTTGGCGTCCAGCGCCAGCTTCGGGCTGAAGAAGTAGTTGAGCCCCGCCGCGCCGGTGAAGCCGGTCCCGGAGATCTGGACGTCTTCACCGCTCTCCGCGTCCTCCTCCACCAGCGCGATGCTGGAGACACCGAGCTCCAGGTACGGCACCAGCGCGCTCGCCGGGTTGGCGAACGAGAAGCGCCCCGCGAGGTCGCCATGGCCCAGCCCGAAGCTGCCGCCATCGGCCTCGACGTTGGCGCCGGTGAGGTTGATCAGCACGCCGAACTGCGGAGTGAAGTTGTACCCGGCGGTCAGGCTGATCCCGAAACCTTTCTCGGTGTCGGTCTCTTCGTCCTCGAGGTCAAAATTGATGGACGAGCCGTTGAGCGCCGCGCCAAGGTGGAAGCCAGCGGTGGTGGAACGGGCCTGCGCCGAAACGTCGGTGGCGGCGGCGGCAAGCGCGAACACGGAGATCGCGAACATGGAACGAACGGGCATGCTATTCTCCATCCGGAGTGGGGGTTTGCGGGCGGTCGCCCGCGGTGTTCCGCGGCAGCCATGTGCGGCCGCGGAAATGATGTGCGGAAGGCCGGCTCAGGCGCCGAAGTCCTTCCAGTCCTGGTCGTAGTAGCGCACGAGCACCGGGTCGTCCAGGCGGTTCACGGCCGCCTGCACGGGGCGCATGTCGGCTGGGAAGTCGAAGAGCGCGGGCAGGCCGCTCGGAGTAAGGAAGCGCAGGCCGGCGGGGAGCGCGGAGGGGGGCGCGTACTCGCCGCGGCCCGCCAGGATGAAGCCCCACTCGCCGAACGACGGCACGTACAGGTGGTACGGCCGGGTGCGGAAGCCCGCGTCGCGCAGGGTGGCGTCGATGCTCCAGAAGGCGCGCCGCGCGAACATCGGCGACGTGCTCTGCACCACGGCGAGCCCATCGCGGCTCATCCGGCGCGCCAGCAGGCGGTAGAAGGCGGTGGTGTAGAGCTTCCCGACGGCGTAGTTGGACGGGTCCGGGAAGTCGGCCACCACGAAGTCGAACATCTCGTCGGTGTGCGACAGCCACTGGAAGGCGTCCTCGTTCACCACCCGCACCCGCGGCGACTTCAGCGACCCCGCATTGAGCTCGGTGAGCACCGGGTGCGTGGCGAAGAGGCGCGTCATCTCCGGGTCCAGGTCCACCAGCGTTACCTGCTGCACGCCGGGGTAGCGCAGCACCTCGCGCACCGCCAGCCCGTCGCCGCCGCCCAGGACGAGCACCCGACGCGCGCCGGGGAGCGCCGCCAGACCCGGGTGCACCAGCGCCTCGTGGTAGCGGTACTCGTCGCGCGAGGAGAACTGGAGGTGGCCGTTGAGGAAGAGCCGCAGGTCGTCCTTCCACGCCGTCAGGACGATCCGCTGGTAGCGCGAGTCACGCGTGAAGACGATCTCGTCCGCGTAGATGCTCCTCTCGGCCGCGCGCGTCAACCGTTCGGCGCCCACGAAGCCGGCGCAGAGGAGCGCGATGACGGCCACGCACGCCGCCTGCAGCGCCCGCCGCTCCACCAGCACCTCGCGGAAGAGGTGCGTGGACCAGAGCGCGACCCCCGCGTTCACGATGCCGAACGCGATCGCCGACCTCACGAGCCCCAGCTGCGGCACCAGGACGGCGGGAAAGAGGAGCGATGCTCCCAGCGCCCCCAGGTAGTCCCAGGCGAGGACGTTCGCGACGATGTCCTTGAACTCGAAGCGCCCCTTGAGGATGCGCATCAGCAGCGGGATCTCCAGCCCCACCAGCGCGCCGATCACGGCCACCAGCGCGTACAGCAGCACCCGGAAGGCGTCCGTGTACGCGAAGGCCAGGAATAGCGCGGCCGACGAGAAGCCGCCCACCACCGCCACCAGGAGCTCGGTGGCCACGAAGCGCTCCACGATCCCGCGCTTCACGTAGCGGCTGAGCCAGCTCCCCACCCCCATGGCGGCCAGGTAGGTACCGATGACGGTGGAGAACTGCATGACGCTGTCGCCCAGCAGGTAGCTGCTGAGCGCCCCCGCCACCAGCTCGTAGACGAGGCCGCACGCCGCGATCAGGAGGACGGTGAGGAACAGCGCGGCGGCACTCCCCTGCGTGCCGCCGGCCGTGGAGGCGCGCGTGCTCAGCCTACGATCGCCGCGCTGATGACGATGCCGAAGGCGATCACCACGGCGCCCATGAGGATGGCGAGGGCGGTGTTGTGCTCCTCGATCAGCTCCTTCCACAGCGTTCCCGGCGTCATGCGGTCCACGATCACCAGCGCCACCGCCAGGATGACGATGCCGAGGATGGAGTAGACGACGACCGCCAGAATGTCGTTCGCGAGCTGGTTCATTGATCTCCTTTACTTGCCGCCGACGTAGCGGCCGCTGCCGCCGTAGATGGGGCGGTTCGCCCCGGGGTTGTCGCGCACGGAGCGCGGTGTTCCGTCCTGCGTCTCGCTGACCGAGGCCATGCTGTACCCGGTGTACTCCACCCACGCCAGCAGCGCCAGCACGCCCAGGCCGTATGCGATGTAGATGCGCGGACCTTTCATTGGGGAATGGGGAATGGGGAATGGGGAGGCCCTCTCCCCCGCTCGTCACCTCACTGTCCGCCACCGAACCTCGTAGGGGCGCGATTCATCGCGCCCGTGCCCGCCCCCGCACCGCCGCCTTCCTTTCACACCGACCTTCGTAGGGGCCGCCCCACGTGGCTGCCCGTGCCCGCCCGCGCACCGCCGCCTCCGCAACGCACCGCAACCTCGTAGGGGCAGACCCACGTGTCTGCCCACCCTCGCCCTTCCTCAACACCCGTCATACCCGATCGGACCGGCCTTCACCAGAAATGTCATCCTGAGCGAGCCGCCTCCCCTACGCTCGCGGTGCGCACCGCACTCCTGCGGCGAACGAAGGATCTAGCCGGAGCCGGGCCGGGCATCGCGCCTCACCGCCAACCCCTCGGAACGCGCAGTAGATCCTTCGCTCCGCGCCACAGGTTGGATAACGGGCAAGCACGGAGCAGCGCGTCACTCAGGATGACGTAACGAAGGGGTGCCCGGCTCCCGGCAGCCCGCTTCAGCGGGCTTCGCGTGGTTCCAGCCGGGGGATTCATCCCCCGCGGCCGGCGCCGCGCCCCCATTCCCCATTCCCCATTCCCCATTCCCCATTCCCCATTCCCCACTCCCCCTCAGTCATCATCATCGCTCTCCTCCGGCGCATAATCGCTCTCCTGCCAGCGCTGCGACTCGAAGCCGATGGAGGCGAACGCCGCGAGGGCGGCGGGGGCCGCGAGGAGGAGGAAGGCGGCGATGAAGAACCCCCCGCCGGGAACGTCGTGCGTCAGGGTGACGGTGTAGGCGACCGGGACCTCGGCCTCCGGGTCGATCAGGAGCTGGTAGCGCCCCGCGGGAACCGAGGGGAGCCGCACCTCGTCCGAGGACGAGCCCTCACTCCAGCTCTCGCCGCCCTCCACACCGTGGTACTGGCTCACCTCACGGCCGAACTCCAGGCGCTTCCCCGTCTCTTCGTTGACCAGCGCAAAGGAGAAGAACGCCCACGCGTTGTCCAGGTCGGTGTCCACCTCCACCTGCAGGGCCGCCGGGCGCCCCGTCAGCACGATGGGGCCGGCCTCGATCGAAGTGGAGTCTTCCGGAAGGCCCGGCTGGAAGGCGTAGCGCTCGCTGAACACCCGGTCGTTCCGCGCCGTGGAGCAGCGCCCCACCATCACCACCGTGAACAGCGCCGTCAGCACCATGAACGCCCGCCAGTAGCGCCGCGAGCGATCGACGTGCGGCGACGGCTGGCAGGCGAACACGCCCTTGGGTGCCGGCGGCAGCCCCGGGAGCCCGAAGTTCTTGTAGATGGTGGAGGGCGGCACGTACTCCGCCAACGACCACGCCGTCTCCCCCGCCGTGTCCTCGCTGGAGAGCATCCGCGGCGGGTGGACGAAATCGCGCACCAGCTCCTCGTCGCCGACGTGGACCTCCCACGGGAACTCGCCGAGGACAAAGGTGGTGGTCGCCGTGTCCGTGGCGAAGTGCTTGAAGGTCTCGCCGTTCAGCGTCGCGATGGGGCGCCCGCCCGCCGTTCCCATCTTGGGGATGCTGTGCAGGGGAGTGGCGTCCGTCCAGTGCCCGTTCTCCTCCGTGAGGTAGCGGAATCCGCGCTCCGGGTGGTAGAGGACGTACTCGGACCACGGGTACTGCACCGCCTCCTCGGTCACCGAGCGGATCTGGAAGCCGATCACCTCCCACTCCGCCCCGTGCAGCCGCCCGCGCGTGCCCAGCGGAATGCGCGGCGTGTGCGTCAGCCGCTGCTGGAAGCTCTGCAGGACGCGGAGGCCGGGGTCCTGCGCGTCCAGCACCGATCCGCACGAGCCGCACACCACGCTTACCGTGCGCCCGGCGGCGCGCACCGTCACCGCGCCGCCGCACTGCGGGCAACGAAGGGTGCGCACCTCCTGCGCCTTCGGGGCGGCGAGCTCGCGCAGCCCCGTCAGCTTCAGCGCTTCCCACGACAACGCCTCGCCCGCGAAAAGGAGCGGCGGCGTCTCGCTGTAGTCGATCGTCCCCACCCGGCCGTCGTGCGAGCGCAGATCGGCGAAGAGGATCTCGTCCTTGTCCCAGTACGCGAAGGGAAGGTCGCCCTCGGTGCCGGCGTAGCGCGCGCGCACCACCTCGGTCACCTGGAGCTGTCCGCCGCTCGCATTCACCACGTCGCCCGGCCGCACGAGCTCCGGCGCGGGGAGCGCCGGGGGCGGAACGAGGTCGGTCATCGACAGCTCGCCGTCCGCCTCGGCCAGCCACGCGCTCGCCCCGTCGCCGGTGACGACGTGCCACTCGTTCCACACGCCCCGCTCCCACGCGTAGGCGATGCGCCCGACGACTTCGAACGAGCGCCCGCGGTACTCTCCGCTCGTGCCGAGCTGGATGCGCGAGTCGGCGCTCGGCGGGGCGGAGACCACCCCCACGCGCTCCAGCGCCACGTCGTGCCGCACGATCACGGACGAGCAGTACGGGCAGACGCTCTGCACCGCGCCGGCCCAGCGGAACTCAAAGGGCGCCCCGCAGCTGGGGCACTGCGCGGCCGGCGCCGTCACGCGGCCACCACCGCGGCGTAGGGCCGGTCCACCGCGCGCACCGTCACCTCATCGGCGCCGAAGCGGGCGCGCAGCTCGGCGTCGAAGCTCCACTCAGGACGCGGGCGGCAGCAGAACAGGTTGAGGCAGAGCGAGCCGTGCTCGGGAAAGGTGTGCACGGTCAGGTGGCTTTCGGCCAGCAGCACCATCCCGGTGACGCCCCCCGGCCCCGGGAACTTGTGCCAGAGCGGGTCGCCCACCGGGTGCAGCCCCAGCCCAACCACCATGGCCGCGAAGAGGGTGCGCAGCGCCTCCACGTCGCCCAGCGGCGCGGGGTCGCAGCCGTGCGCCTCCACCAGCCATTCGCGGCCATCGGTCACGCGGGCTCCGGGATGTGCGGGGTGGGGATGGGGAAGCGGGGCACGGCGGGATTGGCGGAGGGGATTTCCTGCGGAGGGAAGTATATCCCACACCGGGCCGCGCCTCAAGCCCGGCGAGAGGCGCAAAGACGCGGGGAGAAAAGCATCACACAGAGGGCACGGAGGGGAACCGCAAGCCGCAGAGAAAACCTTTTTCGTTGTTCTCTCTCTTTACCCTCTGTGGCTCTGTGTGAGGCCATCTGTTCTCCTGCGTCTCTGCGCCTCTGCGTGAGACAAGGGGTTCGGAATGCCCGCTACGGCCGTGGCGGCTGCGACGTGATCATCCGCATCTCGCCGCCCTCGCCGCGCAGGTGCGGCGGTAGGAGCTCAATCTGCGGCGCGGTGAGGACCGCGCGCACCCGGGGCAGACCTTCCTTGAACGAGGCCCAGATCGCGTCCTCCACGCGCCGCCGGCCGGCGATGATCCAGTTGACGTCCACCGTCTTCCCCGCCCTCGCGATCTGCTCGGAGAAATCCATCTTGAGCGAGTCCGCGCGCTGGTTGTCCGCCGTCTGGATGGCCCTCAGCGCCGTGACCTGCTCGGGGGTGAGGGCGAGCTGCTCGCGCATGTTGAGCACCTGCTCCGCGTTCCCCACCTGGCGCCCGGGGAAGGCGAGCTTCTTCATCTCGTCCGGCCGCACGCTCTGGCTGTCCGCGAAGGTGCGGGCCACGCGAACGATGCGCTCCGCCGCCTGCCGGTCCTGCCCCTTGCCGATGTTCACCCGCACGTCCAGCGTCACCCGGAACGGTGAGCCGAAGGCGCTCAGTGTGGAGCGCGGCTCGCCGAAGCGCGGGTTGACCTCGTAGCGGAACGAACGGTCCGCGGGGTTGAAGCCGCGCACCGTGTACAGCACCGGGTCCGGGAACGGCTGCGTCCCCCAGCCGCGCAGGCCGCCGCTGCCGTGGAGGAGCTGGTCCGCGGCGCCGGGAAGGTTGGCCAGGTACATCGACGCCGTCACCCGCCGTCCCAGCGCGCCGCCCAGGTTGAGGTTGTTGTAGCTGATGCTGGCGTCCAGCGTCTGCGTCCACGGGCCGCGGCAGCTGTTGCGGGCCGCCGCGCGCCCGAGCTGCGAGGCCAGGCATTGGCGCGCGTACCCGGGCACACCGCGCAGCACGCCCTCCATCCCGCTCGCCACCGCGGGATCGCTCACGGTGGCGGGGTCGAAGACGAAGGCGCGGTCCAGCCCCAGCCCGTCGCCGTTCACGTCGCCGGACACGGAGGGGGTGAACGGGACGCCGGAGGTCAGGCGGCCGAAGAGCGAGATGCTGATCCACTTCACCTGCATCCCGCCGTGCAGCGCGAACTGGTGGCGCGCGATGGAGCCGTCCGCCGTCTCCACCACGCGCGGATCGCCGAATGCCGTCCCATCGAAGCCGCGCGACTCGCCGCGCGCGCCCGCCACGGTGTAGCTCAGCGAAAGGCGGCGCGAGTGCCCGATCTCCGGCGTCACGCGCCCCGTGACCTGCCACGACGAGGAGCGGAGGTCGGAGACGCGCTGGTCCACCCGCCCCAGCTCCCGCTGGATGCGCGCCTCGCTGGCGCTGGTGGCTCCCGTCCCCGGCTCGATGGAGGTGGCGGAGACGAACACCGGACGGTCGCCCTCCGCCGCGAGCAGGAAGCGCGTCTGCCCGCCGAAGTTGAGGTCGCGGCGGCTTCCTACGGCGCGGTTCCACGAGCGGCTGCCGTCGATGCCGAAGCCGACCTTCTTTATGCTGGACGACCAGCCCAGGCTGGCGCGCCAGGAGTGCGGCGCATCGTAGTCCGCGCCGAAGAGCTGCGCGCGCGGGGAGATGTCGGTGAGGGTGCCGCCCTCGCCCGCGCACGCCTCGGGGATGGCGGCGGGGTTGTCCAGGAAGCTGCGCCAGTCCGGCGCCGGCACGGCCGAGCCCAGGCAGGTCAGCTCGCGAAGGCCGCCGGGAAGCCCGGTGCCGCGCAGCGCGTCGTCCAGCAGGCTTGCCGGGAGCGCGTTGCGGAACTTGCCGATGCCGCCCTGCACCATCCCGCCGCGCCAGAAGCTCGCCGTCCCCAGCGAGCTGGACATCATGTTCATTCGGGTGGGACGGTAGCTCCAGGTGAAGCCAATCCGCGGGCTGACGCTCACGCGATTGGGCAGCCGGTCCGTGCGCACTCCGAACGCCTCGCGCAGCACCGGGTTGTCCTCCGGAGCGTCCAAGAAGCGGTTCCCCTCCACCCGCGCGCCGTAGGTGAGCTGGAGGCTCTTGAACATCCTGCGCGAGTCCGCCCACGCCAGCGCGCCCGACCACTGCCGGCCGCTTGCCTCGGTGGAGCCGAACTGGCGCCGGAAGCTGTACGGCCGGTTCTCCACCACGTCGGCCAGCGAGCGGTAGTCGTAGCTCCCCAGCCGGTTGGCCGCCGTCTCGTTGGAGAACCCCGCCAGCACCGACTCCACGAACAGCTTGCGCCGCAGCGTGTTGTCCTTGGAGAGCCAGGTCAGCTCGTCGCGGAACTGGAGCGTCCACTCGGCGGAGCTGAACTCCTCCAGGCTGTTGCCGCCGAACGAGACCGGGGTGAGCACCGGCTGCCCGCCACCCAGGTCGGACGACACCAGAACGCGCCCGCCGGGGAGCGCCAGGTGCGGGCTCCCCCGACGCCGCGCCCACGTGGCGCCGACCATCGGCTCGTGCAGGTAGCTCGTCCACAGGTAGTGCGACGACGCCAGGCTGAGCCCCGTGCTCACGTTCCACGCCTCGCCCGTGTATCCCGGCGTGGCGCGCGGCGTCTGCCGCAGCGCGTCGGAGTGCTCCACCTTTCCGAACACGAGCAGGTTGGCGCGATTGGTACCGTTGGGATCGCGATCCAGCCGCACGGTAAGCGACGCGGCGTCCTGCAAGCGTCCGCCGAAGTTGCCCGGGTCCAGTGCCACGCCCGCGCCGCGCAGCGTGGTGAGGAGGCGGGTGACGGAGTCCGGGTGGATCCCGGAAAGGCGCAGCGCGTCGCGGTCGGAGCTGAGGAGGGTGGAGGAGCCGGCGCGCGCCACGGTGGCGCTGAAGCCGGCGTTGTAGTAGTAGCGCCCCGGCACCAGCTCGCCGCTCCCGCCCGCCCCGAAGACGGTGCGCGGTCCCTGCCCGCCGAGCCGCGCCAGCGCCGGATCGGTGAGCCGCTGCACCGGCGCGTCGAGCACCAGGCTGGCGGAGCGGCTGTTGAAGGTGCCGCCCGGCGCGATGGTGGCCGCGAGCTGCGCGCCGCTGAACCCGCCGCGCGTGGGGTCCCACGGCGAGGTCGCCACCTGCAGCGTCGAGCGCATGTCGCGCGGAAGGTCCACGTCGCCCACGTTGAGGCCGTTGAGCGTGCGCGAGTTCTGCTCCGCGCCCAGCCCGAAGACGGAGGGCCCCTGCGGCGTCATCTGCACGCCGGGCACGAGCGCCGCCAGCGCATCGATGCTCCCCTCGCTGCCCGGCGCGATGCTGCCGGGCGCGACCTCGGCGCGCCCGTTCAGCACCCCCTCGCGCTCGCCCATCGCCTGCCCGCGCGGTGCCTGCCGCCGCCGCGTGGGTACGGTGAGGGTGTCCAGCCGCACCCGTTCGCCGCTCCCGATCGCGATGCGCACCCCCGCCGCCTCCCGCTGGCCCGCCGCGAACGTCACGCGGGTCTGCGCGGCGGGCCTTCCCGCCACGCTCACCAGCACCTGGTACGCGCCCCCGTCGCCCGGCGCGTTCGCGGTGAAGCGCCCGGCAGAGTCGGCCGTAGCGCGCGCCTCGGCCCGCGAGCGCACGTGCGTAACGCGCACCTCCGCCCCCGCGACCCCCGCTCCCGCCCCATCCACCACCGTCCCCCGGATGACGCGCGCCGCCTCCTGCGCACGCAGGGGCGCGGCCAGCGCGCACAGGACCGCGAGGAGCACGGTGAGAATGGAGTTACGTGACACGGGAGATCCTGGGGCGGGAATGCGGAAGGGTGGTGTAGGAAGATGCTGCGCCGTACCCCGGGGAGCAACACGGATGTTCCGGGAAAAGAACAGAAAAAGGATCGCACAGAGGGCACAGAGGGAAACCACAAGCCAACAGAGAACTTCTCTCTGTTAGTCTTTCCGTACCCTCTGTGTCTCTGTGTGAGATTTTTGTTAGAGATTTAGCGCCGCTCGTATACCGGCCGCCCGTCCACCACGGTCATCACGATGCGGGCGTCGCGGATGGTCTCGGGGGGGATGCGGCGGAGGTCGCGGTCGATGAGGACGAAGTCGGCCAGGCGGCCGGGCTGGAGGGTGCCCAGGCGGCGCTCGTCGAAGCCGGCGTAGGCGGCCCCGGCGGTGTAGGCGCGCAGGGCCTCCTCCACGGTGATGCGCTGCTCGGGGACCCAGCCGCCCGGGTTGCGGCCGTCCAGCGTGCGGCGGGTGACTGCGGCGTAGATCCCCTCCAGCGGCGTGGGCGGCGCCACGAACCAGTCGCTCCCGAAGGCCAGCGGCGCGCGCGCGTCCAGAAGGGAGCGGAAGGCGTAGGTGGTGCGAGACCGCTCCGGGCCGATCACCCGGTCCGCCCAGCGCCCGTCGTCGATGGCGTGGTACGGCTGCATGCTGGGGATGACGCCCAGCCGCCCGAAGCGCGCCAGGTCCGCCGGGGCGATGTGCTGCGCGTGCTCCACGCGGAAGCGCCGGTCGCGCGGACCGTTGCGGCGCGCAACCGCGTCGTACGTGTCCAGGATCAGCGTGTTGGCGCGGTCGCCGATGGCGTGCACCATCACCTGCAGCCCGGCAGAGTCCGCGCCGCGCACCCACCGTTCGAGGTCGGCGGGGGCAGTCACCAGGAGGCCGCTGTCCGCGGGGGCGTCGGTGAAGGGGCGGTGCATCGCCGCCGTGTGCGAGCCCAGAGAGCCGTCCACGTACCCCTTGAGGCCGCCGATCCTGAGCCACGCATCGCCGCGGCCGCGGGCGGCCACGGTGTCGCGGAGGCGCTCCCACGTGTCCAGCGGCACGGCGGCGTAGATGCGGGTGCGCAGCCGGCCGGCGGCGTGCGCGCGGCGAAAGACGGCCAGGTCGCCCCAGCCGCCCACGTGGTGCACGCCGGTTACGCCCTGCTCCGCGACGTACTTCATCGCCGCGTCCAGGGCGCGGTCCTGCATGGCGGGGGCGGGGGGCGGCACGGCGCGCTCCACCAGCCC of the Longimicrobium sp. genome contains:
- a CDS encoding carboxypeptidase regulatory-like domain-containing protein; translated protein: MSRNSILTVLLAVLCALAAPLRAQEAARVIRGTVVDGAGAGVAGAEVRVTHVRSRAEARATADSAGRFTANAPGDGGAYQVLVSVAGRPAAQTRVTFAAGQREAAGVRIAIGSGERVRLDTLTVPTRRRQAPRGQAMGEREGVLNGRAEVAPGSIAPGSEGSIDALAALVPGVQMTPQGPSVFGLGAEQNSRTLNGLNVGDVDLPRDMRSTLQVATSPWDPTRGGFSGAQLAATIAPGGTFNSRSASLVLDAPVQRLTDPALARLGGQGPRTVFGAGGSGELVPGRYYYNAGFSATVARAGSSTLLSSDRDALRLSGIHPDSVTRLLTTLRGAGVALDPGNFGGRLQDAASLTVRLDRDPNGTNRANLLVFGKVEHSDALRQTPRATPGYTGEAWNVSTGLSLASSHYLWTSYLHEPMVGATWARRRGSPHLALPGGRVLVSSDLGGGQPVLTPVSFGGNSLEEFSSAEWTLQFRDELTWLSKDNTLRRKLFVESVLAGFSNETAANRLGSYDYRSLADVVENRPYSFRRQFGSTEASGRQWSGALAWADSRRMFKSLQLTYGARVEGNRFLDAPEDNPVLREAFGVRTDRLPNRVSVSPRIGFTWSYRPTRMNMMSSSLGTASFWRGGMVQGGIGKFRNALPASLLDDALRGTGLPGGLRELTCLGSAVPAPDWRSFLDNPAAIPEACAGEGGTLTDISPRAQLFGADYDAPHSWRASLGWSSSIKKVGFGIDGSRSWNRAVGSRRDLNFGGQTRFLLAAEGDRPVFVSATSIEPGTGATSASEARIQRELGRVDQRVSDLRSSSWQVTGRVTPEIGHSRRLSLSYTVAGARGESRGFDGTAFGDPRVVETADGSIARHQFALHGGMQVKWISISLFGRLTSGVPFTPSVSGDVNGDGLGLDRAFVFDPATVSDPAVASGMEGVLRGVPGYARQCLASQLGRAAARNSCRGPWTQTLDASISYNNLNLGGALGRRVTASMYLANLPGAADQLLHGSGGLRGWGTQPFPDPVLYTVRGFNPADRSFRYEVNPRFGEPRSTLSAFGSPFRVTLDVRVNIGKGQDRQAAERIVRVARTFADSQSVRPDEMKKLAFPGRQVGNAEQVLNMREQLALTPEQVTALRAIQTADNQRADSLKMDFSEQIARAGKTVDVNWIIAGRRRVEDAIWASFKEGLPRVRAVLTAPQIELLPPHLRGEGGEMRMITSQPPRP
- a CDS encoding S-adenosylmethionine decarboxylase — encoded protein: MTDGREWLVEAHGCDPAPLGDVEALRTLFAAMVVGLGLHPVGDPLWHKFPGPGGVTGMVLLAESHLTVHTFPEHGSLCLNLFCCRPRPEWSFDAELRARFGADEVTVRAVDRPYAAVVAA
- a CDS encoding amidohydrolase; the encoded protein is MNRSDMRILAIAFLALAATGARAQAPDLVVLHGTVWTGVRGAADAQALAVRGGRIVAVGRDAEIQRLAGPRTRVVDARGKMVVPGFIDSHVHFVTGGFSLASVQLRDASTREEFVRRIRDFARTVPAGTWITEGNWDHSLWGGELPRREWVDSITPNHPVWISRLDGHMALANGAALRAAGVTRATANVEGGEIVRGADGEPTGILKDNALGLVERAVPPPAPAMQDRALDAAMKYVAEQGVTGVHHVGGWGDLAVFRRAHAAGRLRTRIYAAVPLDTWERLRDTVAARGRGDAWLRIGGLKGYVDGSLGSHTAAMHRPFTDAPADSGLLVTAPADLERWVRGADSAGLQVMVHAIGDRANTLILDTYDAVARRNGPRDRRFRVEHAQHIAPADLARFGRLGVIPSMQPYHAIDDGRWADRVIGPERSRTTYAFRSLLDARAPLAFGSDWFVAPPTPLEGIYAAVTRRTLDGRNPGGWVPEQRITVEEALRAYTAGAAYAGFDERRLGTLQPGRLADFVLIDRDLRRIPPETIRDARIVMTVVDGRPVYERR